In Halovivax gelatinilyticus, the following are encoded in one genomic region:
- the dnaK gene encoding molecular chaperone DnaK — MASNKILGIDLGTTNSAFAVMEGGDPEIIVNAEGDRTTPSVVAFTDDDERLVGKPAKNQAIQNPEHTIASIKRHMGEEEYTVEIDDDEYSPEEISAMTLQKIKRDAEDYLGDDVEKAVITVPAYFSDRQRQATKDAGEIAGFDVERIINEPTAAAMAYGLDDESDQTVLVYDLGGGTFDVSILDLGGGVYEVVATNGDNDLGGDDWDHAIIDWLADQFEEEHEIDLRDDRQALQRLKDAAEEAKIELSSRKETEINLPFITATDDGPIHLEASLTRAKFESLTSDLIDRTVEPTQQAMEDAGYDEDDIDEILLVGGSTRMPQVAAKVEELTGQEPQKNVNPDEAVALGAAIQGGVLGGEVDDIVLLDVTPLSLGIEVKGGLFERLIEKNTTIPTEESKIFTTAADNQTSVQVRVFQGEREIAEKNEMLGEFHLTGIPPAPAGTPKIEVAFSIDENGIVNVSAEDKGTGTSEEITIEGGAGLSDEEIDQLQREAEEHAEEDKQRRERIEARNTAEATIQRAETLLEENDEIDDDLRGSIEDAVDDLEATIDDRDADAEDIEEATTNLSTELQEIGKQIYQEAAAAGAGGASGAAGGAAGAGMGDGPNPGPGGPAAGEATEEEYVDADFEEVDDEDDEDDESE; from the coding sequence ATGGCAAGCAATAAGATTCTCGGCATCGACCTGGGAACGACCAACAGCGCGTTCGCGGTGATGGAAGGTGGCGATCCGGAGATCATCGTCAATGCGGAAGGCGACCGGACGACGCCTTCGGTCGTCGCGTTCACCGACGACGACGAACGACTCGTGGGCAAGCCCGCGAAGAACCAGGCGATTCAGAACCCAGAGCACACGATCGCGTCGATCAAACGCCACATGGGCGAAGAAGAGTACACCGTCGAGATCGACGACGACGAGTACTCGCCCGAGGAGATCTCGGCGATGACGCTCCAAAAGATAAAGCGCGACGCCGAGGATTACCTCGGCGACGACGTCGAGAAGGCCGTCATCACGGTCCCGGCGTACTTCTCCGACCGACAGCGTCAGGCGACCAAAGACGCCGGAGAGATCGCCGGCTTCGACGTCGAGCGGATCATCAACGAGCCGACGGCGGCGGCGATGGCTTACGGCCTCGACGACGAGTCGGATCAGACGGTGTTAGTGTACGACCTCGGTGGCGGCACCTTCGACGTCTCGATTCTGGACCTCGGCGGCGGCGTCTACGAGGTCGTCGCGACCAACGGGGACAACGACCTCGGTGGCGACGACTGGGACCACGCGATCATCGACTGGCTGGCTGACCAGTTCGAGGAAGAACACGAGATCGACCTCCGCGACGACCGCCAGGCGCTCCAGCGACTCAAGGACGCCGCCGAAGAGGCGAAGATCGAACTCTCCTCGCGAAAGGAGACCGAGATCAACCTGCCGTTCATCACGGCGACCGACGACGGGCCGATCCACCTCGAAGCCTCGCTCACGCGGGCGAAGTTCGAGTCGCTCACGTCGGATCTCATCGACCGCACCGTCGAGCCGACCCAGCAGGCGATGGAAGACGCCGGCTACGACGAGGACGACATCGACGAGATTCTTCTCGTCGGCGGCTCGACCCGGATGCCACAGGTCGCCGCGAAGGTCGAGGAGCTCACGGGTCAGGAACCACAGAAGAACGTAAACCCCGACGAAGCCGTCGCGCTCGGTGCGGCGATCCAGGGCGGCGTCCTCGGCGGCGAGGTCGACGACATCGTCCTCCTCGACGTCACGCCGCTCAGCCTCGGTATCGAGGTGAAAGGCGGTCTGTTCGAACGACTCATCGAGAAGAACACGACGATTCCCACCGAGGAGTCGAAGATCTTCACGACCGCGGCGGACAACCAGACGTCCGTTCAGGTCCGGGTCTTCCAGGGTGAGCGAGAGATCGCCGAGAAAAACGAGATGCTAGGCGAGTTCCACCTGACGGGCATTCCGCCCGCGCCGGCCGGGACGCCGAAGATCGAGGTCGCCTTCTCGATCGACGAGAACGGTATCGTCAACGTCTCCGCCGAGGACAAGGGGACCGGAACCTCTGAGGAGATCACGATCGAAGGCGGCGCCGGACTCTCCGACGAGGAGATCGACCAGCTCCAGCGCGAAGCCGAAGAGCACGCCGAGGAGGACAAGCAGCGTCGCGAACGCATCGAGGCGCGAAACACGGCTGAGGCGACGATCCAGCGCGCCGAGACTCTCCTCGAGGAGAACGACGAGATCGACGACGACCTCCGCGGTTCGATCGAGGACGCCGTCGACGACCTGGAGGCGACGATCGACGACCGGGACGCGGACGCCGAGGACATCGAAGAGGCGACGACGAACCTGAGCACGGAACTCCAGGAGATCGGAAAGCAGATCTACCAGGAGGCGGCCGCGGCCGGAGCCGGCGGTGCGAGTGGTGCGGCCGGCGGCGCAGCCGGCGCCGGCATGGGCGACGGACCAAACCCCGGACCGGGCGGTCCGGCCGCCGGCGAGGCGACCGAAGAGGAGTACGTCGACGCGGACTTCGAAGAGGTCGACGACGAGGACGACGAGGACGACGAATCCGAGTAG
- the dnaJ gene encoding molecular chaperone DnaJ produces MSEDFYDVLGVSPDASADEIKKAYRKKATEYHPDVSDDPDAEEKFKKIQKAKQVLTDEDKRSAYDRMGHDRFEEAEKHGFDAGQAGGDPFGGMGGDPFGGGMGGGLGDIFEQVFGGGAGGRRRPRAGRDLRTDLEITLEEAFEGVEKQFSIERPTECDSCHGDGHPPSADATTCPECQGRGQVTQVQQTPLGRVQQTTTCRRCEGEGTLYSETCEDCRGEGYVRDEVTLSVDVPPGIRDGQTLRMEREGAPSPEGGPSGNLLIDVTIADHDAFERDGDDLHFDLPISFPQAVFGDSVSIPTIDGTVEFDVPSGTQSGETMRLGGKGMPRLRGRGRGDLFVTVQVVTPESLNDEQRDALEAFAEAGGDEIEIKDGFFDRIKRAF; encoded by the coding sequence ATGAGCGAGGACTTCTACGACGTACTTGGGGTGAGTCCGGACGCCTCCGCCGACGAGATCAAGAAGGCCTACCGGAAGAAAGCGACCGAGTACCACCCGGACGTCAGCGACGACCCCGACGCCGAGGAGAAGTTCAAGAAGATCCAGAAGGCAAAGCAGGTCCTCACCGACGAAGACAAGCGGTCGGCGTACGACCGAATGGGTCACGACCGGTTCGAGGAGGCCGAAAAGCACGGATTCGACGCCGGGCAGGCGGGCGGCGATCCCTTCGGCGGCATGGGAGGTGACCCCTTCGGCGGTGGAATGGGTGGCGGCCTGGGCGACATCTTCGAACAGGTGTTCGGCGGCGGGGCCGGCGGCCGTCGTCGCCCTCGCGCCGGCCGGGACCTCAGAACCGACCTCGAGATCACGCTCGAAGAGGCGTTCGAAGGCGTCGAAAAACAATTTTCGATCGAACGGCCCACCGAGTGCGATAGCTGTCACGGAGACGGCCACCCGCCCTCCGCAGACGCGACGACGTGTCCGGAGTGTCAGGGTCGTGGCCAGGTGACGCAGGTCCAGCAGACGCCGCTGGGGCGAGTCCAGCAGACGACCACCTGCAGACGATGTGAGGGCGAAGGGACGCTCTACTCCGAGACCTGTGAGGACTGTCGGGGCGAGGGCTACGTTCGTGACGAAGTGACGCTGTCCGTGGACGTGCCGCCGGGTATCAGAGACGGCCAGACCCTCCGAATGGAGCGAGAAGGCGCGCCGAGTCCCGAGGGCGGGCCGTCTGGAAACTTGTTGATCGACGTCACCATCGCCGATCACGACGCGTTCGAACGCGACGGGGACGACCTCCACTTCGACCTCCCTATCTCGTTCCCGCAAGCCGTTTTCGGCGACTCGGTCTCGATTCCGACGATCGACGGCACCGTCGAGTTCGATGTCCCGTCGGGGACCCAAAGCGGGGAGACGATGCGGTTGGGGGGCAAGGGAATGCCGAGACTTCGCGGGCGCGGTCGGGGCGATCTGTTCGTCACCGTGCAGGTCGTTACTCCGGAGTCGTTGAACGACGAGCAGCGAGACGCCCTCGAAGCGTTCGCCGAAGCCGGCGGCGACGAGATCGAGATCAAGGACGGCTTTTTCGATCGGATCAAGCGCGCGTTCTGA